In Streptomyces sp. NBC_00569, a single genomic region encodes these proteins:
- a CDS encoding helix-turn-helix transcriptional regulator: protein MQSHTRGHLVYAASGVLAVHTERGTSIVPANRVAWTPAVFTHYHRAHGDTDMRIVFLVPSLARLMPDRPAVFLASDLAREVLLALTGLRNYGDAAPDYSRSARSRLLRVLVDELREAREQPLHLPEPRDDRLRAIARMLNETPADSTTLAELGKTIGASTRTLSRLFRDELGMTFYEWRTQLRVHHALVLLADGHDTTQTAFACGWANPSSFIAAFTNIIGTTPGRYRSGRQTAPQASPLPTRVNSSE from the coding sequence GTGCAGTCGCACACACGGGGACACCTGGTGTACGCGGCCAGCGGCGTCCTGGCAGTTCACACCGAGCGCGGCACCTCGATCGTTCCCGCCAACCGGGTCGCCTGGACCCCCGCCGTGTTCACGCATTACCACCGCGCCCACGGCGACACCGATATGCGGATCGTCTTTCTCGTGCCGTCTCTCGCCCGGCTCATGCCGGACCGCCCCGCGGTGTTCCTGGCCTCCGACCTCGCCCGCGAGGTCCTGCTCGCCCTGACCGGCCTCCGCAACTACGGTGACGCCGCGCCTGATTACAGCCGGTCCGCGCGCTCTCGTCTCCTTCGAGTACTCGTCGATGAACTCCGCGAAGCACGCGAACAGCCGCTGCACCTGCCAGAGCCACGGGACGACCGACTGCGAGCCATCGCCCGGATGCTGAACGAGACGCCGGCAGACAGCACCACGCTGGCCGAACTCGGGAAGACCATCGGAGCCAGCACCCGCACCCTCAGCCGACTGTTCCGCGACGAACTCGGCATGACCTTCTATGAGTGGCGCACGCAACTGCGCGTCCACCACGCCCTCGTGCTCCTCGCTGACGGCCACGACACCACCCAAACCGCTTTCGCCTGCGGATGGGCCAACCCCAGCAGCTTCATCGCAGCGTTCACCAACATCATCGGAACGACCCCGGGCCGCTACCGCAGCGGTCGTCAGACCGCCCCCCAAGCATCTCCACTCCCGACAAGGGTCAACTCCTCGGAGTGA
- a CDS encoding nucleoside deaminase, giving the protein MDRLTFGGMVRKNRCMPVQRSAHESWSMLGVPWRAAVEMAWDSYRQGGIAVGAVLTDGTENIVSRGRNRRFGTMSPRGLLAHAEMEALSVLPAEKDRARGSALYTTLHPCPMCLGAVVVARVGRLHFGAFDPTWLGIEQLPQHNDEVQRRWPDVTGPLTGPLGEWLAVLPCLNTNGSLVRAMESTAPHRAELARAVARRLGNRDRLPDTVDQALEQVWDLLAEHGE; this is encoded by the coding sequence GTGGACCGCCTCACCTTCGGCGGCATGGTGCGAAAGAATCGCTGCATGCCGGTACAAAGATCAGCTCACGAGTCGTGGTCGATGCTCGGCGTGCCGTGGCGGGCAGCCGTGGAGATGGCCTGGGATTCCTACCGCCAAGGCGGCATCGCCGTCGGTGCCGTTCTGACTGACGGAACGGAGAACATTGTCAGTCGCGGACGCAACCGGCGCTTCGGGACGATGTCACCGCGTGGCCTTCTCGCGCATGCAGAGATGGAGGCGTTGAGTGTGCTTCCGGCAGAGAAGGACCGTGCACGCGGCAGCGCGCTCTACACCACGTTACATCCGTGTCCAATGTGTCTAGGCGCAGTCGTCGTGGCGCGCGTCGGTCGACTTCATTTCGGTGCGTTCGACCCGACCTGGCTAGGGATCGAGCAGTTGCCCCAGCACAACGACGAGGTGCAGCGTCGATGGCCGGACGTCACAGGCCCGCTGACCGGACCACTCGGCGAGTGGCTCGCGGTGCTGCCGTGCCTGAACACGAACGGCTCCCTGGTTCGAGCAATGGAGTCAACGGCACCCCACCGCGCCGAACTTGCCCGTGCCGTCGCACGGCGTCTCGGAAACAGAGACAGACTTCCTGACACCGTCGACCAAGCTCTGGAGCAGGTCTGGGATCTGTTGGCTGAACACGGAGAGTAG
- a CDS encoding SUKH-4 family immunity protein codes for MNFVLSPDGVRTAFGLSGVVYFPRYSDPNNQLNDAAALLLSSIGLPDTEWFMSKASLQADDYIHVSEWYAGKGTVPKECSDWLIIGMFADTTLALAPDTGTVYALGDSETEVVYRVIHRDVESLVYALTKFQILQQGLEDGDDEDTEERVDALRTEITEFDPLPFEHQDSQWHLTFEEVIDGIW; via the coding sequence ATGAACTTCGTCCTGTCCCCGGACGGGGTACGCACCGCGTTCGGGCTCTCGGGTGTCGTCTACTTCCCCCGTTATAGCGACCCGAACAACCAACTGAACGACGCCGCTGCGCTGTTGCTGAGCAGCATCGGCCTTCCGGACACCGAATGGTTCATGTCCAAGGCCAGCCTGCAAGCCGACGACTACATCCACGTCAGCGAGTGGTACGCGGGCAAAGGCACGGTGCCCAAGGAGTGCAGCGACTGGCTGATTATCGGCATGTTCGCAGACACCACCCTCGCTCTCGCTCCGGACACAGGCACGGTCTACGCCCTCGGCGACAGTGAGACGGAAGTCGTCTACAGGGTGATTCACCGTGACGTCGAGTCGCTCGTCTATGCCCTGACCAAGTTCCAGATCCTCCAACAGGGGCTGGAAGACGGTGACGACGAAGACACGGAAGAACGCGTTGATGCGCTCCGTACCGAAATCACTGAGTTCGACCCTCTACCCTTCGAACATCAGGACTCGCAGTGGCACCTGACTTTCGAAGAAGTGATCGACGGCATCTGGTAG
- a CDS encoding carbohydrate ABC transporter permease → MTAPMPTAARERRGTLRLAGTLVMSLAALLYLMPFVIQLVTTFKTDPQAASSPLSLIPNPFSLDAYRKLFSGSEGVAFPTWLGNSAFIAVVVTAGRVFFDSLAGYALSRLRFRGRGLLTVLLISVMAVPGVVLMIPKFLVVQYLGIYDTYTAMIVPLLVDAVGIFIMKQFFESVPREIEEAARVDGAGVVRTYWSVVLPMARPALITLTILSFQGSWNEFTHFVVTTQSADHATLTTGLAQFVSGGLGVGTQYPLKLTAALLATIPVAIVFFVFQRHFVRGGNAGALKE, encoded by the coding sequence ATGACCGCACCGATGCCCACTGCCGCGCGTGAGCGGCGCGGCACGCTCCGCCTTGCCGGCACCCTGGTCATGTCGCTCGCGGCGCTCCTCTACTTGATGCCGTTCGTCATCCAGTTGGTGACGACATTCAAGACGGATCCGCAAGCAGCATCCTCACCGCTCAGTCTCATCCCGAACCCGTTCTCCCTGGACGCGTACCGGAAGCTGTTCAGCGGCTCAGAGGGTGTGGCCTTCCCGACCTGGCTGGGCAATTCCGCCTTCATCGCCGTGGTCGTCACGGCCGGACGGGTCTTCTTCGACTCGCTCGCGGGATACGCGTTGTCGCGGCTGCGCTTCCGCGGCCGCGGCCTGCTGACCGTGCTGCTCATCTCCGTGATGGCCGTGCCCGGCGTCGTCCTGATGATCCCGAAGTTCCTCGTGGTGCAGTACCTCGGCATCTACGACACATACACGGCGATGATCGTGCCGCTGCTGGTGGACGCGGTCGGCATCTTCATCATGAAGCAGTTCTTCGAGTCGGTGCCGCGCGAGATCGAGGAGGCGGCCCGCGTCGACGGCGCCGGCGTTGTCCGCACCTACTGGTCCGTGGTCCTGCCCATGGCGCGCCCGGCCCTGATCACGCTCACGATCCTCTCCTTCCAGGGTTCCTGGAACGAGTTCACGCACTTCGTGGTGACCACACAGTCCGCCGACCACGCCACCCTGACAACCGGTCTAGCCCAGTTCGTCTCCGGCGGCCTGGGAGTCGGCACCCAGTACCCCCTCAAGCTCACGGCAGCGCTCCTCGCGACGATCCCGGTCGCGATCGTCTTCTTCGTCTTCCAGCGCCACTTCGTACGGGGCGGAAACGCGGGCGCTCTCAAGGAGTGA